Proteins found in one Herpetosiphonaceae bacterium genomic segment:
- a CDS encoding galactokinase family protein, producing MQQPRWNFEQPLTYTPPAVDRFLALLNRHADFWQPNTPIVVGRAPGRLDLMGGIADYSGALVLQLPLDVAALVAVQPDPQPMLTIFSTNARELDAEPLALLPLDALARADQPLSYAAAHALLSADPRRSWAAYVAGVLLVLQRERGLRIDCGLRVLIHSDVPPGKGVSSSAALEVAAMQALCGSFDLPLNGREMAILCQKAENLVVGAPCGVMDQMTAACGEQDRLLALLCQPAELLPSVVLPPEVEVWGIDSGIRHTVSGSDYGSVRVGAFMGYRIIADLAGLTVAPLDDGRVAVDDRRWHGYLANITPSEWETLYRDHVPETLDGAAFLARYGGSTDPVTRIDPQRSYAVRQPTAHPIYEHQRVRLFRSLLECQPTTETLHLLGELMYQSHASYGACGLGSEGTDRLVALVREAGADHGLYGAKITGGGSGGTVAVLARRGAIEAIRRIAAQYERESGRRALLLGGSSSGAVACGTGRVVRG from the coding sequence ATGCAGCAGCCGCGCTGGAACTTCGAGCAGCCGCTCACCTACACACCGCCCGCCGTCGATCGCTTTCTGGCGCTGCTCAACAGGCACGCCGACTTCTGGCAGCCCAACACGCCGATCGTGGTCGGGCGCGCTCCCGGCAGGCTCGATCTGATGGGCGGCATCGCTGATTATTCGGGCGCGCTCGTGCTCCAACTGCCGCTGGATGTCGCCGCCCTGGTCGCGGTCCAGCCCGATCCCCAGCCGATGTTGACGATCTTCAGCACGAATGCCCGTGAGCTGGACGCAGAGCCGCTGGCGCTGCTGCCGCTCGATGCGCTGGCGCGCGCCGATCAGCCGTTGAGCTATGCCGCAGCCCACGCGCTGCTCAGCGCCGATCCGCGCCGCAGTTGGGCCGCCTATGTCGCGGGCGTGCTGCTGGTCTTGCAGCGGGAGCGCGGCCTGCGCATCGATTGCGGCCTGCGCGTGCTGATCCACTCGGACGTGCCGCCGGGCAAAGGTGTCAGCTCGTCGGCGGCGCTTGAGGTCGCGGCGATGCAAGCGCTCTGCGGCAGCTTCGATCTACCGCTCAATGGACGCGAGATGGCGATCTTATGTCAAAAGGCGGAGAATCTGGTCGTCGGCGCGCCGTGCGGCGTGATGGATCAGATGACGGCGGCGTGTGGCGAGCAGGATCGCCTGCTGGCGCTGCTGTGCCAGCCCGCCGAGCTTCTGCCCTCGGTCGTGCTGCCGCCGGAGGTCGAGGTCTGGGGCATCGATTCGGGGATTCGTCACACGGTCAGCGGCAGCGATTACGGCTCCGTGCGCGTGGGCGCGTTCATGGGCTATCGCATCATCGCCGATCTCGCCGGGCTGACGGTCGCGCCGCTGGATGATGGGCGCGTGGCGGTCGACGATCGGCGCTGGCACGGCTACCTCGCCAATATCACGCCCTCGGAGTGGGAGACGCTCTACCGCGACCACGTGCCGGAGACGCTCGACGGCGCGGCGTTCCTGGCGCGCTACGGCGGCTCGACCGATCCGGTCACACGGATCGATCCGCAGCGCAGCTACGCCGTGCGCCAGCCCACGGCCCACCCGATCTACGAGCATCAGCGCGTGCGGCTCTTTCGGTCGCTGCTCGAATGCCAGCCCACCACCGAAACGCTGCATCTGCTCGGCGAGCTGATGTACCAGTCGCACGCGAGCTACGGCGCGTGTGGGCTTGGCTCGGAGGGAACGGATCGGCTGGTGGCGCTGGTGCGTGAGGCGGGCGCGGACCACGGGCTGTACGGGGCGAAGATCACCGGGGGCGGCAGCGGCGGCACGGTGGCGGTGCTGGCGCGGCGCGGCGCGATCGAGGCTATTCGGCGCATCGCGGCGCAGTACGAGCGCGAGAGCGGACGGCGAGCGCTCCTTCTGGGCGGGTCGTCGTCCGGCGCGGTGGCGTGCGGGACGGGCCGGGTAGTGCGGGGGTAA
- a CDS encoding glutamate-5-semialdehyde dehydrogenase — translation MDTPNLQIIGQRARAAARRLATLPTATKDRALLAIAAELRADQATILAANEQDVADARASGLSDALIDRLRLTPERLSAIAADVEHVTELSDPVGERFDERTLPNGLRIHRRRVPLGVVGVIYESRPNVTVDVASLCLKTGNAVILRGGKETVRSNAALVTTIRRALAATGLPDDAVQVIADPSRERVLELLRLDQYVDMIIPRGGAGLHRLCREHATIPVITGGIGVCHMYVDGSANIERAIPVIRNAKVQRPSVCNALDTLLVQREIAPRVLPLLGENLAAAGVELHADAEALPLLATAGQRALPATDQDWGTEFLALVLSVKVVAGLDEALEHIWRYSTGHSDAILTEDPAAAARFVDEVDSAAVLVNASTRFNDGGQLGLGAEVAVSTQKLHARGPMALRELTTYKWVIEGDGHVRA, via the coding sequence ATGGACACGCCAAACCTACAGATCATCGGGCAGCGGGCCAGAGCTGCCGCGCGGCGGCTGGCGACGCTGCCGACCGCCACCAAAGACCGGGCGCTGCTGGCGATTGCGGCGGAGCTGCGCGCCGACCAGGCGACGATCCTGGCCGCCAACGAGCAGGATGTGGCCGATGCGCGTGCCAGCGGCCTATCGGACGCGCTGATCGACCGGCTGAGGCTGACGCCTGAGCGATTGAGCGCTATCGCCGCCGATGTCGAGCATGTCACCGAGCTTTCCGATCCCGTCGGCGAGCGCTTCGACGAGCGGACGCTGCCGAATGGCCTGCGGATTCATCGGCGGCGCGTCCCGCTGGGCGTCGTGGGCGTGATCTACGAGTCGCGGCCCAACGTCACCGTCGATGTCGCCTCGCTCTGCCTGAAGACCGGCAACGCGGTGATCCTGCGCGGCGGCAAAGAAACCGTTCGCTCGAATGCGGCGCTGGTGACGACGATCCGCCGCGCGCTGGCCGCCACTGGTCTGCCCGACGACGCCGTGCAGGTGATCGCCGATCCCAGCCGCGAGCGAGTGCTGGAGCTGCTGCGGCTCGACCAGTACGTCGACATGATCATTCCACGCGGCGGCGCGGGCCTGCACCGGCTCTGCCGCGAGCACGCCACGATCCCGGTGATCACCGGCGGCATCGGCGTCTGCCATATGTACGTCGACGGCAGCGCGAATATCGAGCGGGCGATTCCGGTGATCCGCAATGCCAAAGTCCAGCGTCCGAGCGTCTGCAATGCGCTGGATACCCTGCTGGTCCAGCGCGAGATCGCGCCGCGTGTGCTGCCGCTGCTCGGCGAAAATCTGGCTGCGGCGGGCGTCGAGCTACACGCCGATGCTGAGGCGCTGCCGCTGCTGGCGACGGCGGGCCAGCGGGCGCTACCGGCGACCGATCAGGACTGGGGCACTGAGTTTCTGGCACTGGTGCTGTCGGTCAAGGTCGTCGCGGGTCTGGACGAGGCATTGGAGCATATCTGGCGCTACAGCACCGGGCACTCCGACGCGATCCTGACCGAAGATCCGGCAGCCGCCGCGCGCTTCGTGGACGAGGTCGACTCGGCGGCGGTGCTAGTCAACGCCTCGACGCGCTTCAACGACGGCGGGCAGCTTGGCCTCGGCGCGGAGGTAGCCGTGAGCACGCAGAAGCTCCACGCGCGTGGCCCGATGGCGCTGCGTGAGCTAACAACCTACAAATGGGTGATCGAGGGCGACGGACATGTCCGAGCGTAG
- a CDS encoding cytochrome c biogenesis protein CcdA yields the protein MRVAGERRRPSQRLLVALGFVVIAGAIIVGLLLPAGGERLGTVESGQSAMGLVLSAALPTFLAGIFSFLSPCTLPILPAYFAFTFEARRQQIALMTLAFFLGLATTMTLFGATASLLGSALTTSNVRQTLTFWGGILIIGLGIANMLGKGFSGIQMQQRPSATFAGTYLFGMTFALGWSACVGPILGTLLTLLVAQGASVLAGAVLAQIYALGLALPLFVVATFFRQMGTSSRAWRLLRGRGFSVQVFGYTLHLHTTSILSGLLLIVIGYFLASGQLYRFSEWATATSAGQWALDIETWISRVFGVGQ from the coding sequence ATGCGCGTTGCAGGAGAGCGACGACGACCATCTCAGCGGTTGCTGGTGGCACTGGGCTTTGTCGTGATCGCCGGAGCGATCATTGTGGGGCTGTTGCTGCCAGCCGGAGGCGAGCGGCTCGGCACCGTGGAGAGCGGGCAGAGCGCAATGGGCCTGGTGCTGTCCGCAGCTCTGCCGACCTTTCTGGCGGGCATCTTTTCGTTTCTCTCGCCCTGCACCCTGCCGATCCTACCGGCCTACTTCGCCTTCACCTTCGAGGCCAGACGCCAGCAGATCGCGCTGATGACTCTGGCATTCTTCCTGGGCCTCGCCACGACGATGACGCTCTTCGGCGCGACGGCCTCGCTGCTGGGAAGCGCGCTGACGACCAGCAACGTGCGCCAGACGCTTACCTTCTGGGGCGGTATCCTGATCATCGGGCTGGGCATCGCCAACATGCTCGGCAAAGGCTTTAGCGGCATCCAGATGCAGCAGCGACCGAGCGCGACGTTCGCAGGCACCTATCTGTTCGGCATGACCTTTGCGCTCGGCTGGAGCGCGTGCGTCGGGCCGATCCTGGGCACGCTGCTGACCCTGCTGGTGGCGCAGGGAGCCTCGGTGCTGGCGGGCGCGGTGCTGGCGCAGATCTACGCGCTCGGTCTGGCGCTGCCGCTCTTCGTGGTGGCGACCTTCTTCCGGCAGATGGGCACGAGCAGCCGCGCCTGGAGGCTGCTGCGCGGGCGCGGCTTTTCGGTGCAGGTCTTTGGCTACACGCTGCATCTGCACACCACCAGCATCTTGAGCGGCCTCCTGCTGATCGTGATCGGCTATTTCCTGGCGAGCGGGCAGTTGTACCGCTTCTCGGAGTGGGCCACGGCGACCAGCGCGGGCCAGTGGGCGCTCGACATCGAGACATGGATCAGCCGCGTCTTCGGCGTGGGACAATGA
- the proB gene encoding glutamate 5-kinase, with the protein MTEPIRYRRVVVKLGTSVLTAGTDRLHRPRMVELIRQIAALRDLGAEAILVTSGAVLAGWEQLGFPPRKRNLPEKQLFAAIGQSRLMSLYAQLADIYGIPVAQTLLTRDDLRDRRRYLNARNTLLGCLTRGVLPIVNENDAVAVDEIKVGDNDTLSALVANLVDADLLLICTDRPGLFSADPRVDANAQLIPDVPTIDETIWALAGDAGSHRGTGGMRTKIQAADLATRAGIDVLIAAGEAPNVIVQAAQGAAIGTRLHARATRLEARKRWILAETARQSRVVVDAGAARALREQGRSLLPAGIVRIEGAFDRGQTVRIFTESGLELARGLTQYRASDLALIGGKRSTQIEEILGYTYGPEAVHRDDLVMLS; encoded by the coding sequence ATGACCGAACCCATCCGCTACCGGCGCGTGGTGGTCAAGCTCGGAACGAGCGTGCTGACGGCAGGCACCGATCGCCTGCACCGGCCACGGATGGTCGAGCTGATCCGCCAGATCGCAGCGCTGCGTGACCTGGGCGCAGAGGCAATCCTTGTGACATCAGGAGCCGTGCTCGCAGGCTGGGAGCAGCTTGGCTTTCCGCCGCGCAAGCGCAACCTGCCCGAAAAACAGCTCTTCGCCGCGATCGGCCAGAGCCGCCTGATGAGCCTCTACGCACAGCTTGCCGACATCTACGGCATTCCAGTCGCGCAGACGCTGCTGACGCGCGACGACCTGCGCGACCGCCGCCGCTACCTCAACGCCCGCAACACCTTGCTCGGCTGCCTGACGCGCGGTGTGCTGCCGATCGTCAACGAGAACGACGCCGTCGCCGTGGACGAGATCAAGGTCGGCGATAACGACACGCTCTCGGCGCTGGTCGCCAATCTGGTGGACGCCGACCTGCTGCTGATCTGCACCGACCGCCCTGGCCTGTTCAGCGCCGACCCGCGCGTTGACGCGAACGCGCAGCTCATCCCCGACGTGCCGACGATCGACGAGACGATCTGGGCGCTGGCCGGAGACGCAGGCAGCCATCGCGGGACCGGCGGGATGCGCACCAAAATTCAGGCTGCCGATCTCGCCACGCGCGCCGGAATCGATGTGCTGATCGCGGCGGGTGAAGCGCCTAACGTGATCGTGCAGGCGGCGCAGGGAGCGGCGATCGGCACGCGGCTGCATGCCCGCGCAACCCGGCTTGAGGCGCGCAAGCGCTGGATTCTGGCCGAAACCGCCCGCCAGAGCCGTGTGGTGGTCGACGCGGGCGCCGCGCGGGCGCTGCGCGAGCAAGGCCGCAGCCTGCTTCCGGCGGGCATCGTGCGCATTGAGGGCGCGTTCGATCGCGGCCAGACCGTGCGGATCTTCACCGAGAGCGGCCTTGAGCTGGCGCGCGGCCTGACCCAATATCGCGCCTCCGACCTGGCGCTGATCGGCGGCAAGCGCTCCACGCAGATCGAGGAGATCCTGGGCTACACCTACGGGCCGGAGGCCGTCCACCGCGACGATCTGGTGATGTTGAGCTAG
- a CDS encoding alpha/beta hydrolase — MNANEFCRALTPRYAAVGGVRTHYVECGQGPTVVLIHGLSACFWNWWRNLPALAQHFRVVAFDLKGCGKSDKARGAYNTVACTEQLVGLLDHLGVSRAALVGHSMGARIALNTTIAHPSRVQSLMLVSPSCYPQTGGRAVSFLVLPGVGELYTQLLFSGRPEYLVRRALRACMHPNVAITEEDVYWNMVSGLEQKRRLAQSYLRYGRHMQFHKPWNLAERYREIGVPTLIVSGDSDRLVPTEHCHRLAQTIPGAKLEIWPGTGHLPHTEQAERFNKTVSAFLRDHLLPGHRNQWAWLQRFVLRR, encoded by the coding sequence ATGAACGCCAACGAATTTTGTCGTGCACTCACCCCTCGGTATGCTGCCGTGGGTGGTGTTCGTACCCACTACGTCGAGTGCGGTCAAGGCCCAACCGTTGTGCTGATCCACGGCCTCTCAGCGTGCTTCTGGAACTGGTGGCGCAACCTCCCGGCACTGGCCCAACATTTTCGCGTCGTCGCCTTCGACCTCAAAGGCTGCGGCAAGTCCGACAAGGCCAGAGGCGCGTACAACACCGTCGCGTGTACCGAGCAACTGGTCGGCCTGCTCGATCATCTCGGCGTCAGCCGCGCCGCGCTGGTCGGGCACTCGATGGGCGCGCGCATCGCGCTCAACACGACGATCGCCCATCCATCCCGTGTACAATCTCTGATGCTGGTCAGCCCGTCGTGCTATCCGCAGACCGGCGGACGCGCCGTGAGCTTCCTGGTGCTGCCGGGTGTCGGCGAGCTCTACACGCAACTGCTCTTCAGCGGACGGCCCGAATATCTGGTGCGGCGCGCGCTGCGGGCATGTATGCATCCCAACGTAGCGATCACTGAAGAAGACGTGTACTGGAACATGGTATCGGGTCTTGAGCAGAAGCGCCGCCTGGCGCAGAGCTACCTGCGCTATGGGCGACATATGCAGTTCCACAAGCCGTGGAATCTGGCCGAGCGCTACCGCGAGATCGGCGTGCCCACACTGATCGTGAGCGGCGATAGCGACCGGCTGGTGCCGACCGAGCACTGTCACCGGCTTGCCCAGACGATCCCCGGCGCGAAGCTGGAGATCTGGCCTGGCACGGGGCATCTACCGCATACCGAGCAGGCCGAGCGCTTCAATAAGACGGTCAGCGCCTTCCTCCGCGATCATCTGCTGCCGGGCCACCGCAACCAGTGGGCCTGGCTCCAGCGCTTCGTGCTGCGGCGCTAA
- a CDS encoding lamin tail domain-containing protein has protein sequence MNLRRLVSCCALLAHALLWMPSHTQAQPSSVGATATTCAANTSPVQLVPLISEFMPDPSNGTEWVEIYNPHDTPIAIGGWKIDDVPGNSTSPKVIPTGTTIQAHGFYVYNISGFMLNNDTDAARLLDHSDAQIACKAYSSSAKGSAWSRMPNGAGLWYSVSAPTPGAANGAPPQPALLINEFVPLPEAGTAWIELRNLGPTPIDLEGLIVDDGADDEIHLVIAESIVLAPDPQAFAAFDLPPDLLDDSDALRLLQPDREVLDDFLYDQAQPDQAFGRYPDGQDWRDDLLPSRGMPNMLPPTPTPTPTNTPTPTATPTDTPTSTATPTRTPTPTRTPTPTRTPTPTHTPTATRTPSPTHEPTETREPTETREPTATRTPSPTRTSTPTRTPTPTRTAASVRATPTDAAAGPTTTDPGTTAAPHDVLIAEVLYDPAQARAESSGEWVSLYNATDRTITLAGWALRDSKESTRLPRFELPAQGRALIAASDEVRQQVPSFDGAWILLDGRIGNGLGNSGDELVLLDSAGQVIDGLSWGSNTSILNPPVKLAAKGQTLKRRLPHDTDTAADWQPEQAGGSTSGPSVSDRSGSGTAQRVTATPAPASSGDTSAQPTGTAAGRLIFSEIAPERAWIELYNTQSRPQAIDGWKVDDGDPATPPIALAPATTISPHGFLVVESAQLGALQGQTLRLLRPDGSLADTIVYDEIAAGTTRSRYPVHGGGWQSNTPPTPGDFNRAAPVSATPTLRPTPLADGSAKRAGNPASLTAGRAAQRINWNRILPPLLALSSVVMLLVWSWRRRVADPSLDDPPSNDERAPAPEDAVAPEAADAEDEATS, from the coding sequence ATGAATCTACGTCGCCTGGTTTCGTGCTGTGCGTTGCTCGCTCATGCCTTACTCTGGATGCCTTCTCACACCCAGGCCCAGCCGTCGTCCGTCGGAGCGACGGCGACCACCTGCGCCGCCAACACATCGCCGGTGCAGCTCGTGCCGCTGATCAGCGAGTTCATGCCGGACCCCAGCAACGGCACTGAGTGGGTCGAGATCTATAATCCGCATGACACGCCGATCGCGATCGGCGGCTGGAAGATCGACGACGTTCCCGGCAACAGTACTAGCCCAAAGGTCATCCCCACAGGCACGACGATCCAGGCGCATGGATTTTATGTCTACAACATTAGCGGATTCATGCTGAATAATGATACCGACGCGGCGCGGCTGCTCGATCACAGCGACGCGCAGATCGCATGCAAGGCGTACAGCTCAAGCGCCAAAGGCTCGGCCTGGAGCCGCATGCCCAACGGCGCGGGGCTGTGGTACAGCGTATCCGCGCCGACGCCCGGCGCAGCGAATGGCGCTCCACCGCAGCCAGCGCTCCTGATCAACGAGTTCGTGCCGCTGCCCGAAGCAGGCACAGCCTGGATCGAGCTGCGTAACCTTGGGCCAACGCCGATCGATCTTGAGGGCTTGATCGTCGACGATGGAGCAGACGACGAGATCCATCTGGTCATCGCCGAGTCGATCGTGCTGGCTCCTGATCCGCAGGCATTCGCGGCCTTCGACCTGCCGCCGGATCTGCTCGATGACAGCGACGCGCTGCGGCTGCTACAGCCGGATCGTGAGGTGCTCGACGATTTCTTGTACGATCAGGCGCAGCCCGATCAGGCGTTTGGACGCTATCCCGACGGCCAGGATTGGCGCGACGATTTGCTGCCTTCGCGCGGCATGCCCAATATGCTCCCCCCAACGCCGACACCAACGCCGACGAATACGCCGACGCCCACTGCGACGCCGACGGATACGCCAACATCCACGGCCACACCCACCCGCACGCCCACACCCACCCGCACGCCCACACCCACCCGCACCCCAACGCCCACCCATACGCCCACGGCAACCCGTACGCCATCCCCGACGCACGAGCCAACCGAGACGCGCGAGCCGACCGAGACGCGCGAGCCCACGGCGACCCGTACGCCATCACCGACTCGCACCTCAACGCCCACGCGCACCCCAACGCCCACGAGAACGGCGGCGAGCGTTCGAGCCACGCCGACGGATGCCGCTGCCGGACCGACGACCACCGATCCGGGCACGACCGCAGCGCCCCACGATGTGCTGATCGCGGAGGTGCTCTACGATCCCGCGCAGGCCAGAGCCGAATCCAGCGGCGAGTGGGTCAGCCTCTACAACGCGACCGATCGCACGATCACGCTCGCGGGATGGGCGCTCCGCGACAGCAAAGAGAGCACCAGGCTGCCGCGCTTCGAGCTACCGGCGCAGGGTCGTGCGCTGATCGCAGCCTCGGATGAGGTACGCCAGCAGGTGCCAAGCTTTGACGGCGCGTGGATTCTACTCGATGGCCGGATCGGCAATGGTCTGGGCAACAGCGGCGACGAGCTGGTACTGCTCGACAGCGCCGGTCAGGTGATCGACGGGCTATCCTGGGGCAGCAACACCAGCATCCTGAATCCGCCGGTCAAGCTTGCGGCGAAGGGGCAGACGTTGAAGCGCCGCCTGCCGCACGACACGGATACCGCCGCCGATTGGCAGCCTGAGCAGGCGGGTGGCAGCACGAGCGGTCCCAGCGTGAGCGATCGGAGTGGGAGCGGCACGGCGCAGCGTGTTACCGCCACCCCCGCGCCAGCCAGCAGCGGCGATACGTCGGCGCAACCGACCGGAACCGCAGCCGGACGACTGATCTTTAGCGAGATCGCGCCTGAGCGTGCCTGGATCGAGCTGTACAACACCCAATCCAGGCCCCAGGCCATCGACGGCTGGAAGGTCGACGACGGCGATCCCGCGACGCCGCCGATCGCGCTCGCGCCCGCCACGACGATCAGCCCGCACGGGTTTTTGGTCGTCGAAAGCGCACAGCTTGGAGCGCTCCAGGGGCAGACCTTGCGGCTGCTGCGGCCAGACGGCAGCCTCGCCGACACGATAGTGTACGACGAGATCGCGGCGGGAACGACCCGCAGCCGCTACCCGGTGCATGGCGGCGGCTGGCAATCGAACACGCCGCCAACGCCGGGCGACTTCAATCGGGCGGCACCAGTGAGCGCTACGCCCACGCTAAGGCCAACGCCGCTTGCGGATGGATCGGCCAAGCGCGCAGGCAACCCTGCAAGCCTCACCGCAGGCCGGGCCGCACAGCGCATCAACTGGAACAGAATACTGCCGCCGCTGCTGGCGCTCAGCTCAGTCGTCATGCTGCTGGTCTGGTCCTGGCGGCGGCGCGTGGCAGATCCTTCGTTGGACGATCCGCCGTCGAACGACGAGCGCGCGCCCGCGCCGGAAGATGCCGTAGCGCCTGAGGCGGCGGATGCCGAGGACGAAGCAACTTCGTAA
- a CDS encoding superoxide dismutase family protein codes for MRTLVGFLLMTILAAVSSANVAAQTGELRASAELKDASGQAVGTITLVQEGDTVHLLGSVQRLPPGTHGIHIHAVGACTPDFNAAGGHYNPTSKKHGLENPEGAHAGDMPNLQVNADGTGSYDHKNSMVTLREGPATLYDADGSSIVIHAGADDYKTDPSGNSGARIACAVIPAAQRDTPAASPTARPPQPTPAPGGGRPAQLPDTGSEWPLLPLLLLSGLGMIGGLLVTRRVRRQS; via the coding sequence ATGCGGACACTGGTTGGCTTCCTTCTCATGACAATCCTGGCCGCCGTCAGCAGCGCAAACGTCGCAGCCCAAACCGGAGAGCTACGCGCCAGCGCCGAACTCAAAGACGCCAGCGGTCAAGCCGTCGGTACGATAACGCTGGTGCAGGAGGGCGATACCGTCCATCTGCTGGGCAGCGTCCAGCGCCTACCGCCCGGCACGCACGGGATTCATATTCATGCTGTCGGCGCATGCACGCCTGATTTCAACGCCGCCGGTGGGCACTACAACCCCACGAGCAAGAAGCACGGCCTGGAAAATCCAGAGGGCGCGCACGCAGGTGACATGCCCAACCTTCAGGTCAACGCCGACGGCACCGGCAGTTACGATCACAAGAACTCGATGGTGACGCTGCGTGAGGGTCCCGCCACGCTCTACGATGCCGACGGCAGCTCGATCGTGATCCATGCGGGCGCGGACGACTACAAGACCGATCCCTCTGGCAACAGCGGCGCGCGGATCGCCTGCGCCGTGATCCCGGCAGCTCAGCGCGACACGCCCGCGGCCTCGCCGACCGCGCGCCCACCTCAGCCGACGCCTGCGCCAGGTGGCGGTCGCCCGGCGCAACTGCCAGATACCGGCAGTGAGTGGCCGCTACTGCCGCTGCTGTTGCTGTCTGGTCTTGGGATGATAGGCGGCCTGCTGGTGACGCGCCGAGTGCGCCGCCAGAGCTAA
- a CDS encoding dihydrofolate reductase family protein: MGKVITGFTMSLDGFIAGPNDDIRQLFKWFSSGDTPFPVPGTDMVFQISSASAAFIGELWGSIGAMVTGRHDFDVSGAWGGKPPYGWPSFIVTHTPPQAWVKEGSPFTFITDGVLSAIEQARRVAGDKHVVVGGTTIVRQCLKVGLLDEIHIDLASMLLGDGKRLFDHLDTEPIALERLHVVEGTDVTHIGFRVVK; encoded by the coding sequence ATGGGCAAGGTCATCACAGGCTTCACGATGTCGCTGGATGGCTTTATCGCCGGGCCGAACGATGACATACGACAGCTCTTTAAGTGGTTCTCCAGCGGCGACACCCCGTTTCCGGTCCCAGGCACGGACATGGTGTTTCAGATCTCAAGCGCCAGCGCCGCATTCATTGGTGAGCTTTGGGGATCGATCGGCGCGATGGTGACAGGGCGGCATGATTTCGATGTGTCCGGCGCGTGGGGCGGCAAGCCTCCGTACGGCTGGCCCTCGTTTATCGTGACCCATACCCCGCCGCAAGCATGGGTCAAAGAAGGCTCGCCGTTCACCTTTATCACGGACGGCGTCTTGAGCGCCATCGAGCAGGCCAGGCGAGTCGCAGGGGATAAGCACGTCGTCGTCGGCGGCACAACGATCGTCCGGCAATGCCTGAAGGTGGGGCTGCTGGACGAGATCCACATTGATCTGGCATCGATGCTGCTCGGCGACGGCAAGCGTCTCTTCGATCACCTTGACACTGAGCCGATCGCGCTTGAGCGCTTGCATGTCGTCGAAGGCACGGATGTTACCCACATCGGCTTTCGCGTTGTCAAGTAG